One part of the Canis lupus dingo isolate Sandy chromosome 14, ASM325472v2, whole genome shotgun sequence genome encodes these proteins:
- the LOC112665346 gene encoding olfactory receptor 2L5-like — protein MENYNQTLTDFLLLGLFPSSRIGLFLFILIVFIFLMALFGNLSMIILIIVDTHLHTPMYFLLSQLSLMDLNYISTIVPKMVSDYLFGNKSISLIGCEVQSFFFLTLAVAEALLLTSMAYDRYVAICFPLHYPIRMSKKLCVLMITGSWTIGSINSCAHTAYAFHIPYCRSRTINHFFCDVPAMLTLACMDTWVYEYTVFVSTTLLIVFPFIGIACSYGQVLLAICRMQSTEGRKKAYSTCSTHLTVVTFYYAPFAYTYLRPRSLRTPTEDKALAVLYTILTPMLNPIIYSLRNKEVIGALRRLIQKISFVKM, from the coding sequence atggaaaattacAACCAAACATTAACAGATTTCCTTTTATTGGGGTTGTTTCCATCATCAAGAATTggcctctttcttttcattctcatagtatttattttcttaatggctCTTTTTGGCAACCTGTCCATGATCATCCTCATCATCGTGGACACTCATCTCCACACACCCATGTATTTTCTACTTAGCCAGCTCTCCCTCATGGACCTAAACTACATCTCCACCATTGTCCCAAAGATGGTTTCTGATTATCTCTTTGGAAACAAGTCCATCTCACTTATTGGTTGTGAAGTTCAGAGCTTCTTCTTCTTGACTTTAGCAGTTGCAGAAGCACTACTCTTGACATCTATGGCTTATGATCGTTACGTGGCTATTTGCTTTCCTCTTCACTATCCCATTCGCATGAGCAAAAAATTGTGTGTGCTGATGATAACAGGATCTTGGACAATTGGCTCTATCAACTCCTGTGCTCACACTGCATATGCCTTCCATATACCTTACTGTCGATCCAGAACTATCAACCATTTCTTCTGTGATGTCCCAGCCATGTTGACGTTGGCCTGCATGGACACCTGGGTCTATGAGTACACAGTGTTTGTAAGCACCACACTCTTGATTGTGTTTCCTTTCATTGGCATTGCATGCTCCTATGGCCAGGTCCTCCTTGCCATCTGCCGCATGCAATCaacagaagggaggaagaaagcttATTCCACCTGCAGCACTCACCTCACTGTGGTGACTTTCTACTATGCACCCTTTGCTTACACTTATCTACGCCCAAGATCCCTCCGAACCCCAACAGAGGACAAGGCTCTAGCTGTTCTCTACACCATTCTGACCCCAATGCTCAACCCCATCATCTACAGCCTGAGAAACAAGGAGGTGATAGGGGCCCTGAGACGATTGATTCAGAAGATCAGCTTTGTAAAAATGTAG